From a region of the Thiomicrorhabdus sp. genome:
- a CDS encoding NADP(H)-dependent aldo-keto reductase, with product MIYNTLGSSDIQVSRICLGTMTWGEQNTQAEAFEQMDYALDNGVNFWDTAELYAIPPRAETYGKTEEFIGKWLAKTGKRDQIVLASKIAGPSSFTQHIRGGKSRFNRQQIHEALEGSLKRLGTDHLDLYQLHWPERHTNFFGVLGFDAPEKDTVDMTDFEETLEVLTELVKAGKIRHIGLSNETAWGTMKFLQIAEQKGLEKIITVQNPYSLLNRSFEVGLSEVAYQEKIGLLAYSPLGFGVLSGKYLKGKKPEGARITLFPHYDRYSNDNAVKATELYAALANGNGLTPTQLALAFVNSRSFVSANIIGATSMTQLQENIDSINITLDAETLHQIERIHSQYTIPSP from the coding sequence ATGATTTATAACACGTTAGGAAGTTCAGATATTCAAGTTAGTCGTATCTGTTTAGGAACTATGACTTGGGGTGAGCAAAACACACAAGCAGAAGCCTTTGAACAAATGGACTACGCCCTAGATAACGGTGTAAATTTTTGGGATACCGCAGAACTGTATGCGATACCTCCTCGTGCAGAGACTTATGGAAAAACTGAAGAGTTTATTGGTAAATGGTTAGCCAAAACAGGTAAACGTGATCAGATCGTATTAGCTTCTAAAATCGCTGGACCAAGCAGTTTTACTCAGCATATTCGTGGAGGCAAAAGTCGCTTTAATCGCCAGCAAATTCATGAAGCACTTGAAGGCTCTTTAAAACGTTTAGGTACCGATCATTTAGATTTATATCAACTTCATTGGCCTGAACGCCATACCAATTTTTTTGGTGTTTTAGGGTTTGACGCCCCTGAAAAAGACACCGTAGATATGACTGACTTTGAAGAGACTTTAGAAGTACTAACTGAATTGGTTAAAGCAGGTAAGATTCGTCATATTGGTTTATCTAATGAAACCGCCTGGGGCACAATGAAATTTTTGCAGATTGCCGAACAAAAAGGCCTAGAAAAAATTATTACGGTTCAAAACCCATATAGTTTATTAAACAGAAGTTTTGAGGTGGGTTTATCTGAAGTAGCGTATCAAGAAAAAATTGGTTTATTGGCATACTCGCCACTTGGCTTTGGGGTATTGTCTGGCAAGTATTTAAAAGGCAAAAAACCAGAAGGAGCAAGAATTACCCTTTTTCCTCATTATGATAGATACTCAAATGATAATGCGGTTAAAGCCACGGAACTTTATGCAGCTCTGGCAAATGGTAATGGCTTAACTCCGACTCAACTTGCTTTGGCATTTGTAAACAGCCGCTCATTTGTAAGTGCCAATATTATTGGTGCTACAAGCATGACCCAACTGCAAGAGAACATTGATTCTATCAACATTACCCTTGATGCAGAAACCCTACATCAAATTGAACGAATTCACTCTCAATATACAATTCCATCACCTTAA
- a CDS encoding PatB family C-S lyase: MMVSYKKSTRQAQPDTDIAPEKESIETFPNMFNFNQPISRTGTHAEKYELRQALFGTKDVLPMWVADMDLPTPPFVMNALKSRLNHSLLGYTLTPEGVYQAIINWQAQHNYRVDKSHIVFTHNVANGFFMAVSAFTRPGNSVLVQPPIYPPFLKAPEINDRRLIEAPLELVDGRYQIDFESFEKAIVDNSVKLFLFCNPQNPSGRVWLKDEIEQLANICLKHQVTIVSDEIHSDMIYAPHKHIPMASISDEIANITITLSSPGKTFNLGGLQIGYAIIANPKLKADYLKICQQNAIDSVNLFGQIAMAAAYTEQGKEWRDELLVHLNQNIDLLENFLAKELPKVKLMRPEASYLVWLDFRELFTDQTELKEWLVSKAKLGLNDGESFGGQSKAGTGFMRINLAVPKPTLDKALQQIRQARYSLPAQ, from the coding sequence ATGATGGTAAGCTATAAAAAATCAACAAGACAGGCTCAGCCTGATACCGATATAGCACCAGAAAAAGAATCTATTGAGACCTTTCCAAACATGTTTAACTTTAATCAACCCATCTCTAGGACAGGCACTCACGCCGAAAAATATGAACTACGCCAAGCTTTATTTGGCACTAAAGACGTTTTGCCAATGTGGGTGGCCGACATGGATTTACCCACGCCACCTTTTGTAATGAATGCGTTAAAATCTCGTTTAAACCACTCATTATTAGGTTACACGCTTACCCCTGAAGGGGTTTATCAAGCCATTATCAATTGGCAGGCACAACATAATTACCGCGTAGATAAATCACATATTGTGTTTACTCATAATGTTGCCAATGGCTTTTTTATGGCTGTATCTGCTTTTACCAGGCCTGGTAATTCTGTTTTAGTTCAACCTCCCATTTATCCCCCTTTTTTAAAAGCTCCAGAAATCAATGACCGTCGGCTAATAGAAGCTCCCCTTGAATTAGTAGATGGACGTTATCAAATAGACTTTGAAAGTTTTGAAAAAGCCATTGTGGATAACTCTGTAAAACTATTCTTATTCTGTAATCCACAAAACCCATCAGGGCGCGTTTGGTTAAAAGATGAAATAGAACAATTAGCCAATATTTGTCTTAAACACCAAGTGACGATCGTCTCTGATGAAATTCATTCAGATATGATCTATGCACCGCATAAACATATTCCAATGGCGTCAATATCGGATGAAATTGCCAATATCACGATTACCCTAAGCTCACCAGGTAAAACCTTTAATTTAGGTGGTTTACAGATTGGTTATGCCATTATTGCCAACCCAAAACTGAAAGCCGACTACCTCAAAATATGTCAACAAAATGCAATTGATAGCGTAAACCTATTTGGGCAAATTGCCATGGCGGCCGCTTATACAGAACAGGGCAAAGAGTGGAGAGATGAGTTACTGGTTCACCTCAATCAAAATATAGACTTGTTAGAGAATTTTTTAGCTAAAGAACTACCTAAAGTGAAATTGATGCGGCCTGAAGCCTCGTATTTGGTTTGGTTGGATTTTAGAGAATTATTTACTGACCAAACAGAGCTTAAAGAGTGGTTAGTAAGTAAAGCTAAGCTTGGCTTAAATGATGGTGAAAGCTTTGGTGGGCAAAGTAAAGCAGGAACCGGCTTTATGAGAATAAACCTTGCCGTACCAAAACCCACCTTAGACAAAGCCTTACAACAAATCAGACAAGCACGTTACTCATTACCTGCCCAATAA
- the ovoA gene encoding 5-histidylcysteine sulfoxide synthase, giving the protein MLTREDLITYPPELLSGDIESKRQEIKSYFNLTYDAYEALFLTLKSDSAFYERPCSLRHPLIFYFGHTATFFTNKLVLAKLLPNRINPKIESMCAIGVDEMSWDDLDETHYDWPSADDVRDYRNQVREAVNQLIDRVEFTMPIDWKSPMWPILMGIEHERIHLETSSVLIRQLPITSVQSHDLFPICRQSGSAPENQLYDVPAGEVLINHHDPAPVYGWDNEYGQHQAKVPEFKAASFLVSNQEYLAFVEDGGYDKAEYWDNEGNQWRNFSPVKHPTFWVKKDHPDQAWYLRCMTEEIPMPWNWPVEVNQLEAHAFCQWKSQQTGLPIRLPSEDEYLRLREHSQALHHKQQANFNLQKFASSTPVDENKTDDFYDVLGNVWQWTQTPIYPYEGFKVHPLYDDFTMPTFDNKHNLFTGGSWISTGNEINGYSRYAFRRHFFQHAGFRYIQSEAKVKTEFSTYETDQSVSQYCEFHYGDEYFGIENFAKAYANIAIDTIKNDSDFNNKTDLSVLEVGCSVGRASFELAKHFSQVTGLDFSARFIQVANQLQDNGTIRYSIPQEGEIMEFKSQSLENLNLNDVAKRCTFMQQDASNLKPRFTDYDMVIAINLIDRLYEPSKFLSMIHERINSHGYLIIGSPYTWLEEFTEKSRWLGGYKDEQSGENVTTLEGLHAILDSHFTRVAEPFDVPFVIRETQRKYQHSLSEFTIWKKIT; this is encoded by the coding sequence ATGTTAACCAGAGAAGATTTAATCACCTATCCTCCAGAGCTTCTAAGTGGAGATATTGAATCCAAACGTCAAGAAATTAAATCCTACTTTAACCTGACCTATGATGCTTATGAGGCACTGTTTTTAACTCTAAAGTCCGACTCAGCTTTTTATGAACGACCTTGTTCTCTTCGTCACCCCCTTATTTTTTATTTTGGGCATACCGCCACCTTCTTTACCAATAAACTGGTTTTAGCCAAGCTTTTGCCTAATCGCATTAATCCAAAAATCGAATCAATGTGTGCTATTGGTGTGGATGAAATGTCTTGGGATGATTTGGATGAAACTCATTACGACTGGCCAAGTGCAGACGATGTTAGAGATTATAGAAACCAAGTTAGAGAAGCTGTGAATCAGTTAATCGACCGTGTTGAATTTACGATGCCGATTGATTGGAAAAGTCCAATGTGGCCGATTTTAATGGGCATAGAACATGAGCGAATTCACTTAGAAACCTCTTCAGTGTTAATTCGCCAGTTGCCAATTACCTCTGTGCAGTCGCATGATTTATTTCCAATTTGTCGGCAATCCGGCTCCGCACCAGAAAACCAGCTATATGATGTACCAGCTGGTGAAGTGTTAATTAATCATCATGACCCAGCACCCGTTTATGGCTGGGATAATGAATACGGCCAACATCAAGCTAAAGTCCCAGAGTTTAAAGCAGCTTCTTTTTTGGTCTCTAACCAAGAGTATTTGGCTTTTGTTGAAGATGGCGGTTATGACAAAGCTGAATATTGGGATAATGAAGGCAACCAGTGGCGTAACTTTAGCCCTGTAAAACACCCTACCTTCTGGGTTAAAAAAGATCACCCTGACCAGGCCTGGTATTTACGCTGCATGACTGAAGAAATTCCCATGCCATGGAACTGGCCAGTTGAAGTCAATCAGCTTGAAGCACACGCCTTTTGCCAGTGGAAATCACAACAAACTGGCCTGCCAATTCGTTTACCAAGTGAAGATGAATATTTACGTTTAAGAGAACATAGCCAAGCCTTACACCATAAACAACAGGCCAACTTTAATTTACAAAAATTTGCCTCATCCACCCCGGTAGATGAAAATAAAACGGACGATTTTTATGATGTTTTAGGCAACGTATGGCAGTGGACACAAACCCCTATTTACCCCTATGAAGGTTTTAAAGTGCATCCGCTTTATGATGACTTTACCATGCCTACTTTTGACAATAAACACAACTTGTTTACAGGTGGTAGCTGGATATCTACCGGTAATGAAATTAATGGTTATTCACGCTATGCGTTTCGTCGTCACTTTTTTCAACATGCAGGTTTTCGCTATATTCAGTCTGAAGCAAAAGTTAAAACCGAATTCTCAACTTATGAGACAGATCAATCGGTTTCTCAATATTGTGAATTTCATTACGGTGATGAATATTTTGGCATTGAAAATTTTGCTAAGGCCTATGCAAATATTGCCATTGATACCATTAAAAATGATTCAGACTTCAATAATAAAACCGATTTAAGCGTTCTTGAAGTAGGTTGTTCAGTAGGACGTGCTAGTTTTGAACTTGCCAAACACTTTTCCCAAGTAACCGGTTTAGATTTTTCAGCCCGCTTTATTCAAGTGGCTAACCAGCTTCAAGACAATGGCACGATTCGATACTCGATTCCTCAAGAAGGGGAAATTATGGAGTTTAAGTCTCAGAGCCTTGAGAACTTAAATCTTAATGATGTGGCTAAACGCTGTACTTTTATGCAACAAGATGCCAGTAACCTTAAACCGCGTTTTACCGATTATGACATGGTCATTGCCATTAACTTAATTGACCGCCTGTATGAGCCAAGCAAATTCTTGAGCATGATCCATGAACGAATCAACTCACATGGGTATCTAATTATTGGCTCACCTTACACTTGGCTAGAAGAGTTTACTGAAAAATCCCGCTGGTTAGGTGGTTATAAAGATGAACAGTCTGGTGAAAACGTAACCACATTAGAAGGCCTACACGCTATTTTAGACAGCCACTTTACCCGTGTTGCAGAACCTTTTGATGTGCCATTTGTGATTAGAGAAACTCAACGTAAATATCAGCACTCTTTATCTGAATTTACAATATGGAAAAAAATTACATAA